Part of the bacterium BMS3Abin14 genome, GGAGGTCTGCGAGTGGCTGAAGTCTCTCCGGGTTTCTGATTTCAAACCGGGGTCCCATCTCTCCGCCCTGTTGGATGAGGCCTTCCATGGCATGAAACCTGACCCTGAAATCCTGGGCAAAACGCCGGGATTTATACTCCAGTGGTTGATCCAGGCTGCCCGGGACCCCCAGGTTCAATGGACGTCAACCCTGATAGACGGTGGCAGCAAGCTTTTGAATGAGGCGGCGAGGATCGAAAAAAAAGGCGCTGAATCCGTTGAACTCCTCAAGCGTGAGACCAGGTTCACAGAAAAGCAAATCCAGAAGGCCATGGAAACCCGAGGCCTGTTGAAGTCAGCCCTGGTCCGTCTCCCCTCTTTCAGGGAGGAGGTCATCCAGAGCCTCGAAAAGAACTCGCTTGAGGAGTTTGCCCCCAAGGAAGCATTTATATTGCTCAGAAGGATTCATGACGCCCAGAAGCGCCTTGAAAGTGTTACAGCCGGCGCCGGGAAGGTCCGGGCAGCGGTCTGATAACCATTGACGGAAAGATCGAAGGAGAAGGCGTGGGAAACCGGACAGCGGTCGCGAAAATAGGCGGCGGCACATCCGGCGCAGCGCCGGCCGAAAAAACGGAAACGATTCATCCCGAGGCGAGGGAGGAACGCTCATCCCGGGTAATATCCCGGGTCGTCGCCTCCCACACCGGCGCCATCCGATACGCCTATAACAGGGAACTGCGTAAAAACCCTGCACTCAGGGGCAAGATTGTCTTGACCTTTTCCATCTCCCCTGGGGGCGACGTCACAGAATGCTCCGTCCAGGAATCGGAGATGAAATGGCCGCCCCTGGAAGAATCCCTGGTCCGCATGGTCCTGAACTGGAAATTTCCCAAGATACCTGAGGGGACGGTCACCGTAAGCTATCCCCTGGTCTTTTTCCCCAGTATGTAGGTGGCCTGATGATCCGCAGACATCGAATTTTCTTCGCTATGGCAGCGCTTCTCGCCGTTTTCACGTCTCCTCTGCCAAAAATCTCCCTGGCGGCGGATGTTCCTTTTCCAAAGAACCTGCTGGACGACCTGCGCTCTAAAGATCAATCCATTCGGCTCTCCGCCGTCCAGGCCATTAAACCGTACAGGGAACTGACCTCCCTTCCTGTCCTGGAGAGGATCCTCGTCGTTGACCCTGATACAGGGGTCAAGATCGCCGCCGCCGTGTCCCTGGGTCAACTGAAAGAACCGGCATCGAGGGAAGGACTTATAAACGGCATCCTCTTCGATTCATCCGGACTGGTCCGTTTTCGATGCGGGGAGGCCCTGTCAATGCTGGGGGTCAACCGGGATGAAAAACAGGCATTTCTCAGGGGTCTCGAGGATCCTGATAAACGGGTGCATTATATCAGCCTGCACGCCATCTCGTCGAAGGTACAGGATTCGGACATATCGCTTATTGCCGACCTTTTAGCCGACGACAGCACGGTGGTCAGGGAACTGGCCCATCAGATCCTCAGTAAACGGGGAATCGTGCTGGAGAAAATCGGCGACAGATACAGGATGGTGAAGTAGGGGTGGTTTGAGAGTTGCCGGCATGCCGGAGAACATGAAGAGGGAAGCGAGCTGGACTTCATCACCCCGAGATTGCCGCGTCGTCACGCCATTGGGCGTAACTCCTCGCAATGACACCTGTTCCCTCCCCGCGTCTGATTTTCCACATTGGACCCGTCCTTCTCCACCGATGAACGTATGGAAGACGGCGCTTTGCCCCTCGCCCATGCACCCCTGCTCCCAAGCTACCGTATTCATTACGATAAATAATTATTACCTTGTTACCAATCTGATTATCACGTAAAATGTAGGGATGAAGCGGTTGCCTGAAAAAATGTACGCTCTCTTCTGGGAATACGACCCTCAAACACTTTCCCTGGATCGGGACAGGGACCTGATCATCGGCCGGGTCCTCTCCGCGGCAGGATGGGATGGTGTCCGATGGCTGCTCTCGGAATTCGGTGAAAGTGCCTTGACGGAGTGGATTCTGAGGTCCAGAGGAAAGAACCTGTCCCCTCCCCGCCTCCGTTTCTGGGAACTCGTGTTGAGCCTGCCCCGCTCCCGGGTCGACGAATGGCTATCCGAACCCGGCAGAAAAATATGGGAAGAGAGGACCGCATCTTGAGCTGCCACACGGAGGCCCTCGCCAAAGACCTTCAGGGCGTTCTTCGGGAAATGGGTCCCTTCATGTCTGAAAGGGGCCTCTACCTCGCAGGTGGAACGGCTCTTGCCTTGTACATGGGCCACAGGGTATCAGTCGACCTTGACTGGTTCGCCGCAAACCCCCTCGGCGATCCTCTGGCCTTCATCCATGAATTGAAGGACAACGGGATCCCTTTCGCCGCAACCGGGGTCGACCGGGGCACTCTGCATGGGTTGGTGCGCGGAATAAGCGTCAGTGTTCTCGAATACAGGTATCCTCTCCTCCTCCCTGCCACCCACCTGCCGGAACTTCACTGCCACCTCGCCTCCCTCGATGACATCGTCTGCATGAAGCTTTCAGCCATATCCCAACGCGGCGCGAAAAAAGATTTTCTCGACCTCTATGCCATTTTGAAGACCCATACCACACTCGGTGAAGCTCTCGATCTCTACAGGAAAAAATATGCTCTGGAGGATGTCGGACACGTCATCTTCGGCCTGGCCTATTTTGACGATGCGGAAAGGGAAAAAACGCCGAAGATGCTGTGGGACGTCGCATGGGAAACTGTCAGGAAATCGATAAGGGAATGGCTGAGGGAATATACAAGAGCAATGGGACAGGGGTAGGATCAGTTCCTGCTGCCTGGGAAAGGCAGCTACAAGGTACTAAGACCAGATCCCGGGACTA contains:
- a CDS encoding gram-negative bacterial tonB protein; translated protein: MGNRTAVAKIGGGTSGAAPAEKTETIHPEAREERSSRVISRVVASHTGAIRYAYNRELRKNPALRGKIVLTFSISPGGDVTECSVQESEMKWPPLEESLVRMVLNWKFPKIPEGTVTVSYPLVFFPSM
- a CDS encoding HEAT repeat protein, with the protein product MIRRHRIFFAMAALLAVFTSPLPKISLAADVPFPKNLLDDLRSKDQSIRLSAVQAIKPYRELTSLPVLERILVVDPDTGVKIAAAVSLGQLKEPASREGLINGILFDSSGLVRFRCGEALSMLGVNRDEKQAFLRGLEDPDKRVHYISLHAISSKVQDSDISLIADLLADDSTVVRELAHQILSKRGIVLEKIGDRYRMVK